The region AATGGCTGCACCCATGACGAAGCGGCGCATAGCATGGAGCGGTCGATGCGCTGGGCGAAGCGGTCGCGCGACGGCTTTGACGAAGGGGGGGAACATGCCGAGCGGGCGGCGCTTTTCGGTATCCAGCAGGGTTCATTGAATCCAGACCTGCGACGCGTATCAGCGGAGAAGCTGATCGAGATCGGTTTCGATGGCTATGCGGTTGGCGGCCTGGCGGTGGGCGAGGGGCAGGAGGCGATGTTCGGTTGCCTCGACTATGCGCCGGATATGCTGCCGCAGGACAAGCCCCGTTATCTGATGGGCGTTGGCAAGCCGGATGACATCGTCGGCGCGGTGGAGCGGGGGATCGACATGTTCGATTGCGTCCTGCCGACCCGCAGCGGGCGCAATGGCCAGGCTTTTACCTGGGCAGGGCCGCTGAATATCCGCAATGCCCGCTTTGCCGAGGATATGTCGCCGCTCGATCCCCGCTGCACCTGTCCTGTCTGCGGAACATGGAGCCGCGCCTATCTGCATCATCTGGTGAAGTCTGGCGAAATGCTGGGCGCGATGCTGATGACGCAACATAATATCCATTTCTACCAGTCGTTGATGCAGTCGATCCGCGACAGCATCGCGCAAGGGCGCTTCGCGGCCTTCTCGGCGGATTTCCGGCGCGATTATCAGCGGGTTTGACGATCAGGGAACGACGGTGATGGCGATGGAATAATCGCCTGTCGCCTCATCATGCTCCAGCGGCGCGCGCAACTGGCGCGACAGGCCGGTGAGCACCCTGCCGTAGCGCTCCGCAATGCGGTCCCTGATGGCGTCCGATCCGCGCAGTGCGGGGGAGCTGACGTGAAGGATCGCGCGGTCCTGCCGTCCCGGTTCCAGTTGCACTGAAATGCGCATTGCCGCCTGCGGGTCTGACAACATTGCCAGTTCCACCAGTTCTGTCAGCAGGAAGGCTATGGGCACAGCGACGTCCTGGCTGATATGCAGATTGTCGCTGTCGATCTGAATACCGAAACGGCGCGCTTCCGCTGGAGCCGTGCTGCGCAGGCTGGCGGACAATTCGCTGACCAGCGATCGGACGCCGACGCCGCGATGCTCCTCCAGTTCGGCATAGTGATTGCGATGGACGACCGACAGCGCATCGACCCGGCGCTGGATGGAAGCATAGGCCTCGACCGCTTCGGGCTCATGCGCTGCGCGGGCATGCAGGCTTATGAGGCTGGCGATGATCTGAAGGTTGTTTTTGACGCGATGATGAACCTCGCGCGTCAGCTTGCGCTGGGTTTCCAGCCCCTCCGCCATTTCCGCCTCGTGAGTGGCCACATCCTCGCTGATCGCGCGAAAGGTTTCGCCAAGCGCGACGATCTCTTGCGCGGGCGTGCGGATCCGGCGCATCGGCTCCAGCACTTCGCCCGGATGATAAGCGGCGACCGTACGGCGAAGAACCACCAGTGGACGGATGAGCAGGCGGTTGACCACGAACCATCCGATCGCTGCGGCCGCGAACCACATCACCAGCGGCAGGAACAGCGAAAGCATGCGCGCCAGCGTGACCGGCGGATCACGCAGCGTCATGGTGAGCAGAATGTCGGGCGGGTCGAGCCGTGCGGACAAGCTGGTGCTGTGCCCCTCGGGATCGTCGATCGGGCGACTGACGACGAGCAGCCGATCGCCCTGCTGCAAGCTCAACTGACGATTTTGCAGCGCGGTCGTGGGGCTGGTGATCGCTGCCAGATAGGCACGTGAATAATAGGCAAGCGCGACGATCTGGTCGTTGCTGCTGATGATGCGGCTGACCAGATAGCCCGAACCAGGCAGCAGCTGCGCGG is a window of Sphingobium sp. MI1205 DNA encoding:
- the tgt gene encoding tRNA guanosine(34) transglycosylase Tgt — translated: MTQSRFSFAIAATDGKARTGTIQMRRGEIRTPAFMPVGTAATVKAMRPAEVRATGADIILGNTYHLMLRPGAERVARLGGLHGFMGWDRPILTDSGGYQVMSLSALTKLSEEGVAFASHIDGSRHMLTPERSMEIQRLLDSDIVMAFDECTKNGCTHDEAAHSMERSMRWAKRSRDGFDEGGEHAERAALFGIQQGSLNPDLRRVSAEKLIEIGFDGYAVGGLAVGEGQEAMFGCLDYAPDMLPQDKPRYLMGVGKPDDIVGAVERGIDMFDCVLPTRSGRNGQAFTWAGPLNIRNARFAEDMSPLDPRCTCPVCGTWSRAYLHHLVKSGEMLGAMLMTQHNIHFYQSLMQSIRDSIAQGRFAAFSADFRRDYQRV
- a CDS encoding sensor histidine kinase, coding for MRSLNSLIHSTGIKMFLILTLALLPLGLIALIASLQAIRTADLEKEALLRVSVTQSARKLTADLASDRMALMLTANALSTGSEGPDLCRRLSAFLKSHDREGGRYYIYDRSGRRVCGASRPEPAGLTPAARFDKAPAQLLPGSGYLVSRIISSNDQIVALAYYSRAYLAAITSPTTALQNRQLSLQQGDRLLVVSRPIDDPEGHSTSLSARLDPPDILLTMTLRDPPVTLARMLSLFLPLVMWFAAAAIGWFVVNRLLIRPLVVLRRTVAAYHPGEVLEPMRRIRTPAQEIVALGETFRAISEDVATHEAEMAEGLETQRKLTREVHHRVKNNLQIIASLISLHARAAHEPEAVEAYASIQRRVDALSVVHRNHYAELEEHRGVGVRSLVSELSASLRSTAPAEARRFGIQIDSDNLHISQDVAVPIAFLLTELVELAMLSDPQAAMRISVQLEPGRQDRAILHVSSPALRGSDAIRDRIAERYGRVLTGLSRQLRAPLEHDEATGDYSIAITVVP